In Streptomyces camelliae, the sequence CCCGCTGCGCCCCGAGATCCTCCGCGCCGACCTGCGCTACTGCGCGACGACCACCGCCCGGCGCACCGACGCCCAGGCCAAGGAAGCCTTCGTCTACGACCGCCAGCACCAGAGTTACGCGATGATCGCCGGCCTCGGCCCGCTGGCCGGCCTGTACACGGCGGGCGCCAAGGCGGTCACCTCGATCACCGGCGCGCCCGACGGCACCCCGGCGACCACCGTCAGCGACGCCGTGCCCGCCGGCGCCCCGGCCGGCTCGGCGCTCGGCGCGGGCGCCCACGACTCCGCGCTCGGCAAGGTCGCCGAACTCGTCGACACCCTCCGCGGCCCCTACGCCTCCGGCAACCCCTCCAAGTACGCCTACCAGTACCCGCGTCCCTGGCGCCTGAACGAGAACAGCGAGGTCGTCGACACCGGGAAGACGGACGCGTTCGGGTACCCGGTCTACGACTCCCCCGTGGTCGTCGCCCCGCAGCTGCTGCGCCAGCGCGGCACCTCCCCGGCCGACGACGGCGGCTTCCCGAGCGGTCACACCAACGCCTTCCATCTGGCCGCGCTGGCCTACGCGTACGCCGTGCCGGAGCGCTTCCAGGAGCTGGTGACCCGCGCCTTCGAGCTGAGCCACACCCGGATCGTGGCCGGCATGCACCACCCGGTCGACGTCATGGGCGGCCGGATCATGGCCACCGCCCTCGCCGCGGCCACCCTCGCCGACCCGGCCAACGCCGGCCTGAAGGCCGCCGCCCGCGCCCAGGCCCTCGCCTACTTCACCGCGCAGACCGGCACCACGGCCGACACGCTGTACGCCTACGCGCACACCGGCACCGACCCGTACGCCGACCGGGACGCCAACGCGCGCGCGGTCCGGCCCCGGCTGACGTACGTCCTCACCCGGCAGGGCCGCGAGGTGCCGCTGACCGTGCCGAAGGGCGCCGAGGTGCTGCTGGAGACCCGGCTGCCGTATCTGAGCGCGGACCAGCGCCGCGAGGTGCTGCGCACCACCGGGCTGCCCTCCGGCTATGTGCTGCTCGACGGTTTCGAGCAGTGGGGCCGGCTGAACCTGTTCGCCGCGGCGGACGGTTACGGCGCCTTCGACACGGACGTCACGGTCACGCTGGACGCGGCGGCGGGCGGCTTCTCGGCGGCCGACGCCTGGCGCAACGACATCGACGGGCGCGGCGGTCTGACCAAGCGCGGCACCGGCACGCTCACGCTGACCGGCCGCAACCGGTACACCGGCGGGACCGTACTGGCCGGGGGCACGCTGGTCGCCGCCGGCGAGGACGCCCTCGGCCACGGGGACGTGCGGGTGACGGACGGCACGCTGCGGATCGACGGGCGGCTGCGGGTGCGCGGCGCCTACGCGCAGGACGCGGGCACGCTGGAGGTCACCCTGCGCGCGGGCGGCAAGGCCCCGCTGACGGCCCGTCACCTCGCGGTGCTGGGCGACTCGGCGGTGCTGTCGCTGCGCCTCGACACCGAGCGGCCGCCGGCCGCGGGCAGCACGGTGCCGGTCCTCGACGTGCCCCGGCTGCGCGGCCGGTTCGCCCGGATCGACGTGAACTCCGAGCGGCTGCGGGCCGTACCCGTGTACACGGCAGAAGGTCTGTCGGTACGACTCGTGCAGCGATGACACCCCCGGCGGCGGGAGCGGTGCGACAGTAGGGCCATGATCCGGCCCACGCACTCCCCCGCCGCCGTACGGCCGGTGCCACCGCGGGGCGGATGATGGCGCGCGCACAGCACCTGGTCCTCAGCCGAACGGCACCCGCGCGGGTGCCGGCCCGCCTGTACGCCCGGGTGCGCCGGCACCGGCGGTGGCTGGTTCCGCTTCTCGTGGCGTTGCTGCTGGCCCAGATGGCCGCGGCGATGGTGACGACGGCCGTCCGGCAGACCCCGACGATCGACGAACCGGTGTACGTCGCGACGGCCACCGACTATCTGCACGAGCACCGGATCCGGTACAACCCCGAGCATCCGCCGCTCGGCAAGCTGCTGATCGAGGCCGGGGTGGCGGTGGCCGGCCCGCACTACGACCCGTCGTATCCCGGCACGCAAGGGGACGTGGGCCGGCATCTGCTGTACGAATCGGGCAACGACCCATGGCGGCTGATGCTGTGGGCGCGGCTGCCGGTGATCGCGCTGACGCTGCTGTGCGGGCTGGTCGCCTTCGCGTTCGCCCGCGAGCTGACGGGTACGGCCGGTGGCCTGGTGGCCCTCGCCCTGTACTCCTTCTCCCCCGATCTGATCGCCCACGGTTCACTGGCCACGCTGGACATGCCGGCGGCCGGCTGCGTGCTGACCTCGACCTGGCTGGTGTGGCGGGCGCGCCGGCGCCCCGCGCTGTATCTGCCGCTCGCCGGGGCGGCGCTGGGGGCGGCCGTGGCGACCAAGATGAGCACGTTGCCGGCGGTGCCGGTGCTGATGGGGCTGGCGGTGGTGTCGGTCCTGGCGGCGGGGCGGGGGCGGGCGGCAACGCCGGCGGACGGAACGGACTCCGGCACAGGCACGGGCCGGCGGTTCGCGCACGGCGGCCGGGAGGACGACACGCCCCGACGGACGGTCCCGTCCGCCCTCGCCGGTCCCGCCGGTGGCCGTCGGCGAAGGGCCCTGTCCGCCCTCGCCGGTCCGGCCGATGGCCGTCGGCGCAAGGTCCTGTCCCTGCTCGCGGGGATGGCCGGCGGCCGTCGGTACGAGGCCCTGTCCAGTGCCGTGGGCCCGGCCGGCAGCCGTCAGCGAACGGACGAGTCCGCCGACGTCGGGCCGGCCCAGGACGGGCGGCAGCGCCGGGGCCTGGCCCCCCGCGCTGGAACGGCGGGCGGGCGGTGGCGGAGGGTGTCGGGGGCGGCCGGGGGTGCGGGCGTGGTGGGGCTGGTGGCCGTCGGCG encodes:
- a CDS encoding phosphatase PAP2 family protein → MPSPAGHPSSALNRRGFLTTTLAASAGVLAAPAVAVWLPAADAKAATAPAAFVDDYRTNVAANLTPETNAVVRALGGFAQVWKTGSAWNTGAPLRPEILRADLRYCATTTARRTDAQAKEAFVYDRQHQSYAMIAGLGPLAGLYTAGAKAVTSITGAPDGTPATTVSDAVPAGAPAGSALGAGAHDSALGKVAELVDTLRGPYASGNPSKYAYQYPRPWRLNENSEVVDTGKTDAFGYPVYDSPVVVAPQLLRQRGTSPADDGGFPSGHTNAFHLAALAYAYAVPERFQELVTRAFELSHTRIVAGMHHPVDVMGGRIMATALAAATLADPANAGLKAAARAQALAYFTAQTGTTADTLYAYAHTGTDPYADRDANARAVRPRLTYVLTRQGREVPLTVPKGAEVLLETRLPYLSADQRREVLRTTGLPSGYVLLDGFEQWGRLNLFAAADGYGAFDTDVTVTLDAAAGGFSAADAWRNDIDGRGGLTKRGTGTLTLTGRNRYTGGTVLAGGTLVAAGEDALGHGDVRVTDGTLRIDGRLRVRGAYAQDAGTLEVTLRAGGKAPLTARHLAVLGDSAVLSLRLDTERPPAAGSTVPVLDVPRLRGRFARIDVNSERLRAVPVYTAEGLSVRLVQR
- a CDS encoding phospholipid carrier-dependent glycosyltransferase → MMARAQHLVLSRTAPARVPARLYARVRRHRRWLVPLLVALLLAQMAAAMVTTAVRQTPTIDEPVYVATATDYLHEHRIRYNPEHPPLGKLLIEAGVAVAGPHYDPSYPGTQGDVGRHLLYESGNDPWRLMLWARLPVIALTLLCGLVAFAFARELTGTAGGLVALALYSFSPDLIAHGSLATLDMPAAGCVLTSTWLVWRARRRPALYLPLAGAALGAAVATKMSTLPAVPVLMGLAVVSVLAAGRGRAATPADGTDSGTGTGRRFAHGGREDDTPRRTVPSALAGPAGGRRRRALSALAGPADGRRRKVLSLLAGMAGGRRYEALSSAVGPAGSRQRTDESADVGPAQDGRQRRGLAPRAGTAGGRWRRVSGAAGGAGVVGLVAVGVVWVSYLAVDPRLRFSPAEPVPALHGLRGRLVGLLPLPPAYRAGMRVQFAFEDQPWQGYLFGHLYTGSRWYYLPAALLVKTPLGLLALGAAGAVALVAVRRLRPAAPYLLLPPGVLIAAAMTGARDFGTRYALFVPVFLAVTAACAPAGAPWPGRRRTAAVTAALVLWTAVSSLRTYPYYLPYANEAFGGPAQTHRLLHDSNVDWGQDLGRLADRLRREPPGERVWLVYKGSGVPSYYGIRAADPRDVPADRVHGLLAVSDSAVAKARGKLAELITSSHPVGDVGHSISLYRR